In a single window of the Neoarius graeffei isolate fNeoGra1 chromosome 28, fNeoGra1.pri, whole genome shotgun sequence genome:
- the ift22 gene encoding intraflagellar transport protein 22 homolog isoform X1: MLKVKNLKVKILLIGPRESGKTVLANFLSDTVETIGGDYSPTQGVRILEFESQNLGNGTKDSACEVELWDCSGDFKFEACWSAILKDSSGVVVVFNPDVPSHLTEAETWYSTFISSQRLQAGQCLLIAHHKPGSGADTSRPHLAPQLNKLPLIHSNLDEDPEGVRQEFRTYLGNVVQSLSESREREEMSIIA; encoded by the exons ATGTTAAAAGTGAAAAATCTAAAAGTGAAAATTCTTTTAATTGGACCACGTGAG AGTGGGAAGACAGTCTTGGCCAATTTCCTGTCTGACACAGTGGAGACAATCGGAGGTGATTACAGCCCGACCCAGGGAGTCAG GATATTGGAGTTTGAGTCCCAAAATTTGGGAAATGGGACCAAAGACAGTGCTTGTGAAGTGGAGCTGTGGGATTGTTCAGGAGATTTCAA GTTTGAAGCATGCTGGTCAGCTATATTGAAAGACTCCAGTGGAGTGGTCGTTGTATTTAACCCTGACGTTCCCAGTCACCTTACAGAAGCAGAGACCTGGTACTCGACATTCATCTCGTCTCAAAGGCTACAGGCAGGACAGTGTCTGCTCATAGCACACCACAAGCCTGGTAGTGGAGCAGATACATCGCGCCCTCACTTAG CCCCTCAGTTGAACAAGCTGCCTCTCATTCATTCCAACCTAGACGAAGACCCTGAAGGGGTGCGTCAGGAGTTCCGGACATATCTAGGAAACGTTGTCCAGAGCTTGTCAGAAAGCCGGGAACGTGAAGAGATGTCCATTATAGCATAA
- the ift22 gene encoding intraflagellar transport protein 22 homolog isoform X2 gives MLKVKNLKVKILLIGPRESGKTVLANFLSDTVETIGGDYSPTQGVRFEACWSAILKDSSGVVVVFNPDVPSHLTEAETWYSTFISSQRLQAGQCLLIAHHKPGSGADTSRPHLAPQLNKLPLIHSNLDEDPEGVRQEFRTYLGNVVQSLSESREREEMSIIA, from the exons ATGTTAAAAGTGAAAAATCTAAAAGTGAAAATTCTTTTAATTGGACCACGTGAG AGTGGGAAGACAGTCTTGGCCAATTTCCTGTCTGACACAGTGGAGACAATCGGAGGTGATTACAGCCCGACCCAGGGAGTCAG GTTTGAAGCATGCTGGTCAGCTATATTGAAAGACTCCAGTGGAGTGGTCGTTGTATTTAACCCTGACGTTCCCAGTCACCTTACAGAAGCAGAGACCTGGTACTCGACATTCATCTCGTCTCAAAGGCTACAGGCAGGACAGTGTCTGCTCATAGCACACCACAAGCCTGGTAGTGGAGCAGATACATCGCGCCCTCACTTAG CCCCTCAGTTGAACAAGCTGCCTCTCATTCATTCCAACCTAGACGAAGACCCTGAAGGGGTGCGTCAGGAGTTCCGGACATATCTAGGAAACGTTGTCCAGAGCTTGTCAGAAAGCCGGGAACGTGAAGAGATGTCCATTATAGCATAA
- the ftr82 gene encoding finTRIM family, member 82, with the protein MAEPVSPDYFSCHLCTNLLKDPVAIPCGHSFCMDCISGYWNEADYTGIYICPQCRITFTQRPVLRPNATLSKVAEKIKKTGLNLNLVPPSNGSFAGPKDVACDFCSGKKLKAVKSCLNCLASYCEKHLKPHYESATFKRHKLVDELGNLDRKICPQHQKSLELFCRTDQMCICAICTVSEHRGHDIVSAEAERSEKQKLLGVSQAEIKQKCQQRTKELEELKTAVDSLKSSAQRAMAESKKMFDEMITAIERMRSEVTKLININEKAAFSQAEGLMERLEQEIDELKKKESGLKQLYSTEDHIHFLQNFHYLCTPTDDGFIPKVSLNPDFSFSAARKAVAEIKERLEELGREELLKVSKSVNEVPVYTLENRSVREKSSRVKDVQTVDSAPPSQPRSRSEFLKYFCQLRLDPSTAYKELYLSENNKKVTRTRNLQPYSDSPERFDTFAQVLCREALSGGRFYWEIEWNGEFSVGVAYRGISRKGKGPLCLLGYNDKSWSLLCSDTGYSAWHNRVDKVINAPHSPRIGVYLDHSAGVLGFYSIGETMTCLHRFETTFTEPLYPGFGVGTSVKICQLK; encoded by the exons ATGGCTGAGCCTGTGTCTCCAGATTACTTCAGCTGCCACCTGTGCACGAATCTCCTGAAGGATCCAGTGGCTATCCCATGTGGCCACAGCTTCTGTATGGACTGCATTAGTGGCTACTGGAATGAGGCTGACTACACCGGGATTTACATCTGTCCTCAGTGCAGAATCACTTTCACCCAGAGACCTGTGCTCAGACCcaatgcaaccctctccaaaGTGGCTGAGAAGATCAAGAAGACGGGCCTGAACCTCAACCTGGTGCCTCCAAGCAATGGGAGCTTTGCTGGACCGAAAGACGTGGCTTGTGACTTCTGCTCAGGAAAGAAGCTCAAAGCTGTCAAATCCTGCCTCAACTGCTTGGCCTCGTACTGTGAGAAACACCTGAAGCCCCACTATGAGTCAGCTACCTTCAAGAGACACAAACTGGTGGATGAGCTGGGGAACCTAGACAGAAAGATCTGCCCACAGCACCAAAAGAGCTTGGAGCTCTTTTGCCGTACCGATCAGATGTGTATCTGCGCTATCTGCACCGTCAGTGAGCACAGAGGTCATGATATCGTATCAGCAGAGGCAGAGAGAAGTGAGAAACAG AAACTTCTTGGAGTGTCCCAAGCTGAGATCAAACAAAAATGCCAGCAGAGGACCAAAGAGCTGGAGGAACTAAAGACGGCTGTCGACTCGCTGAAG AGCTCAGCTCAAAGGGCCATGGCAGAGAGCAAGAAGATGTTCGATGAGATGATCACTGCCATCGAGAGGATGAGGTCGGAGGTCACCAAGCTGATCAACATCAACGAGAAAGCTGCGTTCAGCCAGGCCGAGGGGCTGATGGAGCGCTTGGAGCAGGAGATTGATGAACTGAAGAAGAAGGAATCTGgcttaaagcagctttacagtacAGAGGACCACATCCACTTCTTACAG AATTTCCACTATCTCTGCACACCAACTGATGACGGCTTCATTCCCAAAGTGTCTCTGAACCCCGACTTCTCGTTCAGCGCCGCAAGGAAAGCCGTCGCAGAGATCAAGGAAAGACTTGAAGAACTGGGCAGAGAGGAACTGCTGAAGGTCTCAAAATCAG TGAATGAAGTACCTGTTTACACACTGGAGAACCGCAGTGTCCGAGAGAAAAGCAGCCGAG TCAAAGACGTCCAAACTGTGGACAGTGCCCCTCCTTCACAGCCCAGGAGCAGGTCTGAGTTCTTAAAAT ACTTCTGTCAGCTCCGGCTGGACCCCAGCACAGCCTATAAAGAGCTATACCTGTCAGAAAACAACAAGAAGGTGACTCGGACCCGCAACCTGCAGCCCTACTCTGATAGTCCAGAGCGGTTTGACACCTTTGCCCAGGTACTGTGTCGCGAGGCTCTGTCTGGTGGCCGCTTCTACTGGGAAATCGAGTGGAACGGTGAATTCTCTGTTGGAGTGGCCTACCGGGGCATCAGCCGCAAAGGAAAAGGTCCCCTTTGCTTGCTGGGGTACAATGATAAATCCTGGAGTCTCCTCTGCTCTGATACGGGCTATTCTGCCTGGCATAACAGAGTGGACAAAGTCATCAATGCACCACATTCTCCAAGGATAGGGGTCTACCTAGACCACAGCGCAGGGGTGCTGGGCTTCTACAGCATCGGCGAGACCATGACGTGCCTCCATCGCTTCGAAACCACCTTCACTGAACCCCTCTATCCTGGGTTTGGGGTTGGAACATCAGTTAAAATCTGCCAGCTAAAATGA